GCATGAACATCGATCCCTCGACGCTCGACGCCAAGGCGCTCAACACCTACGCGGACAACGCCCACAAGCTGTCCGGCGGCGGCATCGGTGCCTTCCTGATGAACGTGATTCCGACCACCTCCTTCGATGCGCTGTCGCGGAACGACGTGCTCCAGGTCCTGTTCTTCGCCGTTCTGTTCGGCGTCGGTCTCGCGCTGGTCGGCGGCGAGAAGGGCGCACTGGTCACCAGCATGATCGACGCAGCGTCCACCGTGCTGTTCCGTGTCATGGGGCTGATCGTTCGCGTCGCGCCACTCGGCGTGCTCGGCGCAGTCGCCTACACCGTCGGCAAATACGGCGTCGGCTCGCTGAAGCAGCTCGTCTCCCTGGTGATGCTGTTCTACGTCTCGGTCGGCATCTTCGTGCTGGGCGTGCTCGGCGGCGTGATGGCGCTCGCCGGACTCAACATTCTCAAATTCCTCGCCTACCTGCGCGAGGAGCTCACCATCGTGCTCGCGACCGCCTCCTCGGACGCGGTGCTGCCGCAGATCATGAAGAAGCTGGAACGCATGGGCGTGAAGGATTCCGTGGTCGGTCTCGTGATCCCGACCGGCTATTCCTTCAACCTCGACGCCTTCTCGATCTACCTCACGCTCGCCGTCGTTTTCATCGCGCAGGCGACCAACACGCCGCTGTCGTTCGGCGATCTCCTCCTCGTGCTCGGCGTCTCGCTGATCACCTCGAAAGGCGCGCATGGCGTGCCGGGCTCGGCGATTGTGATCCTGGCCGCGACGCTGAACGCGGTGCCGAGCATTCCTGCGATCGGCCTCGTGCTGGTGCTGTCGGTCGACTGGTTCATCGGCATGGCCCGCGCGCTCGGCAACCTCGTCGGCAATTGCGTGGCAACGGTCGTCGTGGCCGCCTGGGAAGGCGACCTCGACCGCGCCAAGGCGGCCAAGGTGCTCGAGGGCGGCGAGCTTGTGGACGTGACCGCGGGATAGCGCCCTGGAGGCTCAGTCATTCCACTGGAGGAGCGGCGTTCCATGCGCCCTCCTCCACACCGACAGGAAGCGCGGAAACCAGGAGTGCG
The genomic region above belongs to Bradyrhizobium arachidis and contains:
- a CDS encoding dicarboxylate/amino acid:cation symporter; the encoded protein is MSTITAAPTAEPKPLYTSLFVQVLAALVLGVILGMAAPDFAVSLKILSDAFLKLISMIVAPIVFCVVVHGIAGAGDLKKVGRVGVKALVYFEVMTTVALVVGLLLAYIFGPGHGMNIDPSTLDAKALNTYADNAHKLSGGGIGAFLMNVIPTTSFDALSRNDVLQVLFFAVLFGVGLALVGGEKGALVTSMIDAASTVLFRVMGLIVRVAPLGVLGAVAYTVGKYGVGSLKQLVSLVMLFYVSVGIFVLGVLGGVMALAGLNILKFLAYLREELTIVLATASSDAVLPQIMKKLERMGVKDSVVGLVIPTGYSFNLDAFSIYLTLAVVFIAQATNTPLSFGDLLLVLGVSLITSKGAHGVPGSAIVILAATLNAVPSIPAIGLVLVLSVDWFIGMARALGNLVGNCVATVVVAAWEGDLDRAKAAKVLEGGELVDVTAG